From Drosophila suzukii chromosome 2R, CBGP_Dsuzu_IsoJpt1.0, whole genome shotgun sequence, a single genomic window includes:
- the PIG-V gene encoding GPI mannosyltransferase 2, giving the protein MTEKVTKLALASRLIVLVVQLMANGALPEHKPDVFRMPVSDEPKGCCEWIDKLVQRCFGGLRHWDGEYFLHIAKNLYSYENTLAFYPLYPVVVRHVAQALELVGLPLSPDSILLLVAIGLNVWLFCESANLLFQLTHRMFNDLNKSWYAALIYCFNPATIFFTAAYSESFFAYASFSLMLECLKPTDHFRFLRLGAALAACLVCRSNGLITVGFPLYFFARQLLVKSKEGTSCWQMGKMVLTILGALGILHTYYFYIYRLYCLPSTTAIHPKHIVDYAEERKYLISGRGSEGSPWCQYTLPFPYTYVQSHYWDVGFLRYYKWKQLPNFLLALPMLSFMHWHCYDYLRDFIRSVWAKVTPSGYRELVKDHITFPFVLHAAFLTLICTVFVHIQVSTRLLASATPVFYWFAADHMPKTLAQLKLRSKAGALFIWCTTYSLVGTVLFCNNYPWT; this is encoded by the coding sequence ATGACAGAGAAGGTTACCAAACTGGCGCTGGCCAGTCGCCTCATCGTGCTCGTGGTCCAACTGATGGCCAATGGAGCCCTGCCGGAGCACAAGCCGGACGTATTTCGGATGCCGGTATCGGACGAGCCGAAGGGCTGCTGCGAGTGGATAGACAAGCTGGTTCAGCGCTGCTTTGGCGGCTTGAGGCACTGGGATGGAGAGTACTTCCTGCACATTGCCAAGAATCTGTACTCCTACGAGAACACCCTGGCCTTCTACCCACTGTATCCGGTTGTGGTGCGTCACGTGGCGCAGGCATTGGAGCTTGTCGGACTGCCCTTGTCCCCCGATTCCATTCTGCTCCTAGTGGCTATCGGTCTGAACGTCTGGCTCTTCTGCGAGTCGGCCAATCTGCTGTTCCAGCTCACCCACCGTATGTTCAACGACCTAAACAAGAGCTGGTATGCGGCTTTGATATACTGCTTCAATCCTGCCACCATTTTCTTCACGGCTGCCTACTCGGAGTCCTTCTTCGCCTACGCCAGCTTCTCTTTGATGCTGGAGTGCCTGAAACCGACAGACCATTTCCGGTTTTTACGTTTGGGAGCCGCTTTAGCCGCCTGTTTGGTGTGCCGTTCAAATGGATTGATCACCGTGGGATTCCCGCTGTACTTCTTCGCCCGCCAGCTGCTGGTCAAGAGCAAGGAAGGTACCTCCTGCTGGCAGATGGGAAAGATGGTCCTGACTATTCTGGGAGCCTTGGGAATTCTACACACCTACTATTTCTACATCTACCGGCTGTACTGCCTTCCCTCCACGACGGCGATTCATCCGAAGCACATCGTGGACTACGCCGAGGAGCGTAAATACCTAATATCTGGACGGGGATCTGAAGGATCTCCCTGGTGCCAGTACACTTTGCCATTCCCGTACACCTACGTGCAATCGCACTACTGGGATGTGGGTTTTCTGCGCTACTACAAGTGGAAGCAGCTCCCCAACTTTCTGCTGGCCCTGCCCATGCTGAGTTTTATGCACTGGCACTGCTATGATTACCTGCGTGACTTCATCAGGTCGGTCTGGGCTAAGGTCACGCCTTCTGGCTACAGGGAGCTGGTCAAGGACCACATCACATTCCCCTTCGTGCTGCACGCTGCGTTTCTCACCCTCATCTGCACCGTTTTTGTGCACATCCAGGTGTCCACCCGACTGCTGGCCTCGGCCACACCAGTTTTCTACTGGTTTGCCGCTGaccacatgcccaagaccctgGCCCAGCTTAAGCTGCGCTCTAAGGCGGGAGCTCTCTTTATATGGTGCACTACCTACAGTTTGGTGGGTACGGTGCTGTTCTGCAACAATTACCCCTGGACGTAA
- the LOC108010186 gene encoding glyceraldehyde-3-phosphate dehydrogenase → MSGIGINGFGRIGRMFARQALVRKDVQIVAINDPSLDPKYLAYMLRYDSTHGQFNQKISIEGNCLVVNGKKIQLLKEPDLKKVKWGDMGVHTVVECSGRFTTLKTCQAHLDSGAKKVVISAPSADAPMFVCGVNLDKYKPDMKIISNASCTTNCLAPLAKVVHDNFQICEGLMTTVHAATATQKIIDGPSSKLWRDGRSGMTNIIPASTGAAKAVGKVIPDLNGKLTGMAFRVPTPNVSVVDLTCRLSKPAKMDDIKKCIKAAAEGDMKGILGYVEEEVVSTDFNGSRFASVFDAKACIALNDTFVKLISWYDNETGYSCRLLDLVLYAQLADKCAEKEKNACKEKEDPCKKKDDPCKK, encoded by the coding sequence ATGTCCGGAATCGGAATCAATGGCTTTGGGCGCATAGGACGGATGTTCGCCCGCCAGGCTCTGGTGCGCAAGGATGTGCAGATTGTGGCCATCAATGATCCCTCGCTGGATCCCAAGTACCTAGCCTACATGCTGCGATACGACTCCACCCATGGGCAATTCAACCAGAAGATCTCGATAGAGGGAAACTGCCTCGTCGTGAATGGCAAGAAGATCCAGCTGCTCAAGGAGCCGGATCTCAAGAAGGTAAAGTGGGGAGACATGGGCGTCCACACGGTGGTGGAGTGCTCCGGCCGGTTCACCACCCTGAAAACCTGCCAAGCGCACCTGGACAGTGGGGCCAAAAAGGTGGTCATATCAGCACCATCCGCCGATGCTCCGATGTTCGTGTGCGGAGTGAATCTCGATAAATACAAGCCGGACATGAAGATTATCTCGAATGCATCCTGCACCACCAACTGCCTGGCGCCGCTGGCTAAGGTGGTGCATGATAACTTCCAGATTTGCGAGGGCCTGATGACCACCGTGCATGCGGCCACCGCCACTCAAAAGATCATCGACGGACCCAGCAGCAAGCTCTGGCGGGACGGACGCAGTGGCATGACCAACATTATCCCCGCTTCCACGGGGGCCGCCAAGGCAGTGGGCAAAGTTATTCCGGACCTGAACGGAAAGCTCACTGGAATGGCCTTCCGCGTGCCAACACCCAACGTCTCTGTGGTGGACCTTACGTGTCGCCTCTCCAAGCCCGCCAAAATGGACGACATCAAGAAGTGCATCAAAGCAGCGGCCGAGGGCGATATGAAGGGAATCCTGGGCTAtgtggaggaggaggtggtgtCCACCGACTTTAACGGATCACGGTTTGCCTCCGTTTTCGATGCCAAGGCCTGCATTGCCCTGAACGACACCTTCGTCAAGCTGATCAGTTGGTATGACAACGAGACTGGTTACTCCTGTCGACTCCTGGACCTGGTTCTCTATGCCCAGTTGGCCGACAAGTGCGCCGAGAAGGAAAAAAATGCTTGTAAGGAGAAAGAAGATCCCTGCAAGAAAAAGGATGATCCTTGCAAGAAGTGA
- the LOC108010187 gene encoding protein C1orf43 homolog, whose amino-acid sequence MDGHLRLHKVGDFAAPSLQEKSSKAGGTMEQLSGVMIIIIISGGVLTCLMLFIFAKRQIMRFQLRGRRGPHVPVGNDAKKALRREIERRLDCIQKITQEPKLLWNDGDKYIVQPEQDSPPPPYYYRMKAVDDVKLLEAEIARADGSSRHAPESLRAFLLTTLSVTLNGAGQRMIHQYCDMYEHARHDPNEFGKDEYEAYHHLLLKLLEASKQLKNYNSRKASPARTPRKQTKMHSLLDPARLRPPTTLENVQPSSELTTGQHAKVNLTLGLQGGGGGGGEGEAELATNPLHLQAPSERDLIIRNRIKTPTLDDIIVEADHHMSSDVGVLEDNEIKSISSMQFQRNSSNV is encoded by the exons ATGGATGGGCATCTGCGCCTGCACAAGGTGGGCGACTTCGCCGCACCGAGTCTCCAGGAGAAGTCCAGCAAAGCGGGCGGCACCATGGAGCAGCTTTCGGGTGTAATGATAATCATCATAATCAGTGGCGGTGTACTCACCTGCCTGATGTTGTTCATCTTCGCCAAGCGTCAGATCATGCGCTTCCAGCTGCGAGGACGTCGTGGCCCCCACGTGCCGGTGGGCAACGATGCCAAAAAGGCGCTGAGGAGGGAGATTGAGCGGCGCTTGGACTGCATCCAGAAGATCACCCAGGAACCGAAGCTGCTATGGAACGATGGCGACAAGTACATCGTTCAACCGGAGCAGGACTCGCCTCCGCCGCCTTACTATTACCGCATGAAGGCCGTGGACGATGTGAAGCTGCTGGAGGCGGAGATCGCCCGGGCGGATGGCAGCTCACGACATGCCCCGGAGAGCCTGAGGGCCTTCCTGCTGACCACTTTGTCGGTCACTTTGAATGGAGCCGGTCAGAGGATGATCCATCAGTACTGCGATATGTACGAGCACGCCCGGCACGATCCAAATGAGTTTGGAAAGGATGAGTACGAGGCGTATCACCACTTGCTGCTCAAGCTTTTGGAGGC ATCCAAGCAGCTTAAGAACTACAACTCTCGAAAGGCTTCGCCCGCGAGAACTCCACGAAAACAGACCAAAATGCATTCCCTACTGGATCCAGCTCGCCTGCGACCACCCACCACCTTGGAGAATGTTCAGCCCAGCAGCGAACTCACGACTGGACAGCACGCCAAGGTCAATTTGACGCTGGGTCTGCAGGGTGGTGGCGGTGGCGGTGGTGAAGGGGAGGCCGagctggccaccaatccgcTGCATCTACAGGCGCCCTCAGAAAGGGATCTTATCATACGCAATAGAATTAAGACTCCCACTTTGGACGACATCATCGTAGAGGCGGATCACCACATGAGCAGTGATGTGGGAGTCTTAGAGGACAACGAAATTAAGAGCATTTCGTCCATGCAATTTCAACGGAACTCCAGCAATGTCTAA